A region from the Candidatus Poribacteria bacterium genome encodes:
- a CDS encoding ABC transporter ATP-binding protein yields MSKLEVRNLTQSFVQKDTRLQVLDTLNFSVDEGQFVALLGPSGCGKSTLFNIISGLLVPDTGEIYLNGKRIYGNTGDFAYMQQKDLLLPWRTVLRNVLIGPEIHNELLDTAREEAQKRLAQLGLSGFENSYPMQLSGGMRQRVALVRTLLFRKKVLLLDEPFGALDAMTRTVMQSILLDIWAEDRQTVLLITHDIEEALLLADKIYVLTARPATLKAEVPVSLSRPRDITDTALIRLKRELLSLLQIEISAVFDAG; encoded by the coding sequence ATGAGTAAATTAGAGGTCCGGAATTTAACACAAAGCTTTGTTCAAAAAGATACCCGATTACAGGTATTGGATACCTTGAATTTCTCTGTTGATGAAGGGCAGTTTGTCGCTTTATTGGGTCCCTCGGGTTGTGGGAAAAGCACGCTTTTTAATATTATTTCTGGGCTACTTGTGCCGGACACTGGAGAAATTTACCTCAACGGCAAACGCATCTATGGCAATACCGGTGATTTTGCTTATATGCAACAAAAGGATCTTCTCTTACCGTGGCGAACTGTCCTGAGAAATGTCCTCATTGGTCCAGAGATTCACAACGAACTGCTTGACACCGCGCGGGAGGAAGCACAAAAGCGTTTGGCGCAACTCGGATTAAGCGGGTTTGAAAACAGTTATCCAATGCAGCTATCGGGTGGAATGCGGCAACGCGTCGCGCTCGTCCGGACGCTCCTTTTTCGGAAAAAGGTGCTGCTTTTAGATGAACCGTTCGGTGCGTTGGATGCAATGACACGGACTGTCATGCAATCCATCCTACTCGACATTTGGGCAGAAGACAGGCAGACCGTTTTGCTCATTACCCATGATATTGAGGAAGCACTGTTGCTTGCAGATAAAATTTACGTGCTAACTGCCCGACCCGCGACGCTCAAGGCAGAGGTGCCTGTCTCTCTATCGCGTCCAAGAGACATCACTGATACTGCTCTCATTCGCTTGAAAAGAGAACTTTTGTCTCTCCTACAGATCGAAATATCAGCCGTTTTCGATGCAGGCTAA
- a CDS encoding NAD(P)-dependent oxidoreductase: MNTQQLPTIGFIGLGNMGGRMAKNLHNAGHPLMGYDIDPTKCKALAATGATAGKDSNEVVKNSDVIMTSLCSSAVFCSVAEQHLIPNARDGHVFIDLGTTELEQTRKIATALTEKGATLIDAPVSGGSNGSETGTLRIFVGGDAAVVEKHRPILEIIGEPKYVVYCGPSGSGQIVKGVNQLAMGLGDAAFMEAMAYGVCAGVDPEAIRKVVGMGDGWRGQFDRIAKRIVDGTGKTLVVKYPELPYFLAAAEKAGFEIPLTKALYEFCKKGNYEMFDNMNRSSRSFWHELTKDSEEK, encoded by the coding sequence ATGAACACTCAACAACTCCCCACAATCGGTTTTATTGGACTTGGAAACATGGGCGGGCGGATGGCGAAAAATCTCCATAATGCCGGGCATCCGCTCATGGGATATGACATCGACCCCACAAAATGCAAGGCACTCGCTGCAACAGGCGCGACTGCTGGAAAAGATAGCAATGAAGTCGTCAAAAACAGCGATGTCATCATGACCAGTTTGTGTTCCTCCGCTGTTTTTTGCAGCGTCGCTGAACAACACCTCATTCCCAATGCCCGCGACGGTCACGTTTTTATCGACTTAGGCACGACAGAATTAGAACAGACACGGAAGATCGCAACGGCACTCACCGAAAAAGGCGCGACCCTGATAGACGCACCGGTAAGTGGTGGATCCAACGGATCCGAAACAGGAACACTTCGGATCTTCGTTGGTGGTGATGCAGCGGTCGTTGAAAAGCATCGTCCAATCTTGGAAATCATCGGTGAACCGAAATACGTAGTGTATTGCGGTCCGAGTGGTTCCGGTCAGATTGTCAAGGGTGTGAATCAACTGGCGATGGGACTCGGTGATGCAGCATTTATGGAGGCGATGGCTTATGGGGTCTGTGCCGGTGTAGACCCAGAGGCAATCCGAAAGGTCGTCGGAATGGGTGATGGATGGCGTGGACAGTTTGACAGAATCGCCAAACGTATCGTTGATGGAACCGGTAAGACGCTCGTTGTGAAATATCCAGAACTGCCGTATTTTCTTGCAGCAGCAGAGAAAGCCGGATTTGAAATCCCGTTGACCAAAGCACTCTACGAGTTTTGTAAAAAGGGGAATTACGAAATGTTTGACAATATGAATCGCTCCTCACGTTCATTTTGGCATGAATTGACCAAGGATTCTGAAGAGAAATAG